One Fusobacterium nucleatum genomic window carries:
- a CDS encoding ShlB/FhaC/HecB family hemolysin secretion/activation protein, protein MKKVITSIFLVLNVLSFSDSFNEDERTILKQEQRSEQERLQKEFQKREEYLNQLKLEKTEKQDSSVNKIKFHISQINLEDEENLLNEIEKENILEKYLNRDLGSTEITNLVTDLTNRLIAKGYITSVVTISEDNDLSTKTLNLKIVPGKIEKIILNEDKGFDNFKKAFLVSTKEGKVLNIRDLDTTTENFNYLEANNMTMEIIPSEIPNHSIVKLKNEMKDKFTVSVLTNNYGEDRQNAIWRGGVSINIDSPLGIGDRVYFSYTTVHKKKADRSWKRTTESLKPGEIAPIGPKGYDPRKDSLPYKRDLDLYSFRYTLKFNSYTLSLGSNRTENTSSFYTTNTVYDMETMSNTFSVNLDKVLLRDQKSKLTFGMGLKRKHNQSYIEEALLSDRILTIGDISLNGTTTFYGGLLGASLGYERGMRALGAEKDKNKGIRNPKAEFMKYTLNTNYYKPLTQKLVYRFNTTLTHSNDVLYGSEKYSIGGVGSVGGYHRTGNIQGDKAVEIENELSYRVLDSEKFGKLSPYLSYSYGKVRNNKNSSMYRKGYMSGALLGLRYNMKYLDLDVAYAKPLARSNYLKPKNREIYFSATLKIKF, encoded by the coding sequence CAAGAACAAAGATCTGAACAAGAAAGATTGCAGAAAGAATTTCAAAAAAGAGAAGAATACTTAAATCAATTAAAATTAGAAAAAACAGAAAAGCAAGATTCTTCTGTAAATAAAATTAAATTTCATATATCTCAAATAAATTTAGAAGATGAAGAAAACTTATTAAATGAAATAGAAAAAGAAAATATATTGGAAAAATATTTAAATAGAGATTTAGGAAGTACAGAAATTACTAACTTAGTTACAGATTTAACTAATAGATTAATAGCAAAAGGATATATTACATCAGTTGTAACTATTTCTGAGGATAATGATTTAAGTACAAAAACTTTAAATTTAAAAATAGTTCCAGGGAAAATAGAAAAAATAATACTTAATGAAGATAAAGGCTTTGATAATTTTAAGAAAGCTTTTTTAGTTTCTACTAAAGAAGGAAAAGTATTAAATATTAGAGATTTAGATACAACAACAGAGAATTTTAATTATCTTGAAGCAAATAATATGACTATGGAAATTATACCAAGCGAAATTCCAAACCATTCAATAGTAAAATTAAAAAATGAAATGAAAGATAAGTTTACTGTATCAGTGCTTACAAATAACTATGGAGAAGATAGACAAAACGCCATTTGGAGAGGTGGAGTATCAATTAATATAGATAGTCCCTTAGGAATTGGCGATAGAGTCTATTTTTCATATACAACAGTTCATAAAAAGAAAGCAGATAGAAGTTGGAAAAGAACAACAGAAAGTCTAAAACCTGGAGAAATAGCGCCAATAGGTCCAAAGGGATATGATCCAAGAAAAGATAGTTTACCATATAAAAGAGATTTAGACCTGTATAGTTTTAGGTATACCTTAAAATTTAATTCATATACTTTATCATTAGGTTCAAATAGAACAGAGAATACAAGTAGTTTCTATACAACAAATACAGTTTATGATATGGAAACAATGAGTAATACTTTTTCAGTTAATTTAGATAAAGTTCTATTAAGAGATCAAAAAAGTAAATTAACTTTTGGAATGGGGTTAAAAAGGAAACATAACCAAAGCTATATAGAAGAAGCTCTTTTATCAGATAGAATCCTTACAATAGGAGATATTTCTTTAAATGGAACAACAACATTTTATGGTGGTTTGTTAGGCGCTTCTTTGGGATATGAAAGAGGAATGAGAGCACTTGGTGCTGAAAAAGATAAAAATAAAGGAATAAGAAACCCAAAAGCAGAGTTTATGAAATATACATTAAATACTAATTACTATAAGCCTTTAACTCAAAAGCTAGTATATAGATTTAATACAACTCTTACTCATTCAAATGATGTTCTTTATGGTTCAGAGAAATATTCAATAGGTGGAGTAGGAAGTGTTGGAGGCTACCATAGAACTGGAAATATACAAGGTGATAAAGCTGTAGAAATAGAAAATGAATTATCATATAGAGTATTAGATTCAGAAAAATTTGGAAAATTAAGTCCTTATTTAAGTTATTCATATGGTAAAGTAAGAAACAATAAAAATAGCTCAATGTATAGAAAAGGATATATGTCAGGTGCTTTACTAGGTTTAAGATATAATATGAAATATTTAGATTTAGATGTAGCTTATGCAAAGCCTTTAGCTCGTTCAAACTATTTAAAACCTAAGAATAGAGAAATATATTTTAGTGCAACATTAAAAATTAAGTTTTAA